A region from the Solibacillus sp. FSL H8-0523 genome encodes:
- the hisC gene encoding histidinol-phosphate transaminase: MKWKQQLFGMQAYKPGKPMEEVKKEFGLDEVVKLASNENPFGSSPNVKTFLQGDASNHAIYPDGYAQSLRTDLANFYGVAEEELILGNGSDDLIAIITRALLYPGVNTVMADLSFSQYWHNAEIEGAEVRKVPMQAGVHDLDAMLEAIDENTSVVWVCNPNNPTGTLVSDEALSAFLAKVPSDVFVVLDEAYIEYVNDPAYKDTLHYFRDYNNLILLRTFSKAYGLASFRVGYGIAQADVIAKLDPVRAPFNNTILSQKVAQIALADQDYIQNCRVQNEAGKKQYVAFCEKHGLNYFPSQTNFVMFEVKADSDVVFQELMKRGFIIRSGAALGLDGYIRVTIGTEAQNAKFLQLLEEVLTEQGVFA; the protein is encoded by the coding sequence ATGAAGTGGAAACAACAATTATTCGGCATGCAAGCCTACAAACCAGGTAAGCCGATGGAGGAAGTAAAAAAAGAATTCGGATTAGATGAAGTGGTAAAACTCGCTTCGAATGAAAACCCATTCGGTAGCTCACCAAACGTAAAAACATTTTTACAAGGTGACGCATCCAATCACGCAATTTACCCAGATGGCTACGCACAAAGCTTACGTACCGATTTAGCAAACTTCTACGGTGTTGCAGAAGAAGAGCTGATTTTAGGAAATGGTTCAGATGATTTAATCGCAATCATTACACGTGCTTTACTTTACCCAGGGGTGAACACAGTAATGGCGGACCTTTCTTTCTCTCAATACTGGCATAATGCAGAAATTGAAGGCGCAGAAGTACGTAAAGTGCCAATGCAAGCAGGCGTCCATGATTTAGATGCGATGCTTGAAGCGATTGACGAAAATACGTCAGTTGTGTGGGTATGTAATCCGAATAATCCAACTGGAACACTTGTATCTGACGAAGCATTAAGTGCCTTTTTAGCGAAAGTGCCAAGTGATGTGTTTGTTGTGTTAGATGAAGCGTACATCGAGTACGTTAATGACCCAGCTTACAAAGATACACTTCATTATTTCCGTGACTATAATAACTTAATTTTATTACGTACATTCTCAAAAGCATATGGTCTTGCATCATTCCGTGTTGGTTACGGAATTGCACAAGCAGATGTGATTGCCAAGCTAGACCCAGTACGTGCACCGTTTAACAATACAATTTTAAGTCAAAAGGTCGCGCAAATCGCATTAGCTGACCAAGACTATATTCAAAATTGCCGCGTTCAAAACGAGGCCGGTAAAAAACAATACGTAGCATTTTGTGAAAAACACGGCTTAAACTACTTCCCGTCTCAAACAAACTTCGTGATGTTTGAAGTAAAAGCAGATAGCGATGTCGTCTTCCAAGAATTAATGAAGCGCGGCTTTATTATTCGTAGTGGGGCGGCACTTGGCTTAGATGGCTATATCCGCGTGACAATCGGAACAGAAGCGCAAAATGCGAAGTTCTTACAACTGCTTGAGGAAGTATTAACGGAGCAAGGAGTATTCGCATGA
- a CDS encoding prephenate dehydrogenase translates to MTRNVFVIGLGLIGGSVALALQKAPHTKVFGYDYHEQTRQLASTLQVVHEVVEDPAEFAKEADVIIFGTPVNITLDFMDQLKSWELKKGVIITDTGSTKAQIMEKALELRELGITFIGGHPMAGSHKSGITAAKPYLLENAYYMLTPIEGEEIEKLATLDSLLKFTLGKMVVVDAKAHDHMTAVVSHFPHIIAASLVHQLNVEKKSYPMTSSLAAGGFRDITRIASSNPALWRDITMQNRKELVGQLDTWLDEMSRVRDLLDYGDGEAVESYFSEARDVRDSLPIANGALYMPYDLYVDIPDYPGVISEVTGYLAEDNISITNIRIVETRVDVFGILVISFQTNEDRERAAKCIESKANYETHIS, encoded by the coding sequence ATGACACGCAATGTTTTCGTAATCGGACTTGGGCTAATCGGCGGATCCGTGGCATTAGCTCTACAAAAAGCGCCGCATACGAAAGTGTTTGGCTACGACTACCATGAACAGACAAGACAATTAGCTAGCACATTGCAGGTGGTACACGAAGTTGTAGAAGATCCGGCTGAATTTGCCAAAGAAGCTGATGTGATTATTTTTGGAACACCGGTAAATATTACGCTGGATTTTATGGACCAGTTAAAAAGCTGGGAATTAAAAAAAGGTGTGATTATTACCGATACAGGTAGTACAAAGGCGCAAATTATGGAAAAGGCACTCGAGCTACGTGAACTTGGGATAACGTTCATAGGTGGTCATCCAATGGCCGGTTCGCATAAAAGTGGGATTACCGCTGCTAAGCCGTATTTACTTGAAAATGCGTATTATATGCTGACGCCAATTGAAGGCGAAGAAATCGAAAAGCTTGCAACACTCGATAGCTTGCTGAAATTTACGCTAGGGAAAATGGTCGTTGTCGATGCGAAAGCCCATGACCATATGACAGCTGTTGTTAGCCATTTCCCGCATATTATTGCCGCGTCACTTGTGCATCAGTTAAACGTTGAAAAGAAGTCGTATCCGATGACGTCTTCACTAGCAGCAGGAGGTTTTCGTGACATTACGCGTATTGCTTCGTCAAATCCAGCACTATGGCGCGATATTACGATGCAAAACCGGAAAGAACTCGTTGGTCAGCTAGATACGTGGTTAGACGAGATGAGCCGTGTGCGTGATCTTTTAGATTACGGAGACGGTGAGGCAGTAGAATCTTACTTTAGTGAAGCACGTGATGTCCGTGATAGCTTACCAATCGCGAATGGCGCATTGTACATGCCCTATGATTTGTACGTGGATATTCCAGACTATCCAGGTGTCATTTCAGAAGTGACGGGCTATTTAGCAGAAGATAATATTAGTATTACAAATATTCGCATCGTGGAAACACGCGTTGACGTATTCGGGATTTTAGTGATTAGCTTCCAAACGAATGAAGACCGTGAACGCGCAGCGAAGTGTATTGAAAGTAAGGCCAATTACGAAACACATATTTCTTAA
- the aroA gene encoding 3-phosphoshikimate 1-carboxyvinyltransferase: protein MSSKVLQYNNPTLVGEITVPGDKSISHRSVMFGSIAKGKTTVSGFLLGEDCLSTIDCFKKLGVEIEVDGTNVSIESPGMDGWAEPTEVLYTGNSGTTTRLMLGILSGTKLHTVMTGDASIGKRPMRRVADPLRLMGAQIAGRENGQFTPLAIQGGTLQAIDYTMPVASAQVKSAVLLAGLRANGTTIVRESEVSRDHTERMLRQFGAEIDVTDGIVSFKGGQTLTGTHVNVPGDISSAAFFLVAGSITQGSRIVLENVGVNETRDGILEVLKKMGAKMTVQVDDENAAEPTATITIETSELTGTTVGGSIIPRLIDEIPIIALLATQANGKTIIKDAEELKVKETNRIDAVVNELKKLGANIEATDDGMIIEGPTPLTGGALKTYGDHRIGMMGAVAALVAKGAVELDDADCIAVSYPTFFEHVEKLLK from the coding sequence ATGAGTTCAAAAGTATTGCAATATAATAACCCGACACTAGTTGGTGAGATTACGGTTCCTGGTGATAAATCGATTTCGCATCGCTCAGTGATGTTTGGCTCGATTGCAAAAGGCAAAACGACCGTAAGTGGCTTTTTACTAGGTGAAGACTGCTTAAGTACAATTGACTGCTTTAAAAAGCTTGGTGTTGAAATTGAAGTAGATGGGACGAATGTGTCAATTGAGAGCCCCGGTATGGATGGTTGGGCAGAGCCGACAGAAGTGTTATACACAGGGAACTCTGGTACTACGACTCGTTTGATGTTAGGGATTTTATCCGGCACAAAATTACATACGGTGATGACAGGTGATGCATCGATTGGCAAGCGTCCAATGCGCCGTGTAGCGGATCCACTTCGTTTAATGGGTGCACAAATCGCAGGACGTGAAAATGGTCAATTTACCCCTTTAGCGATTCAAGGTGGCACACTTCAGGCAATTGACTATACCATGCCAGTAGCGAGCGCACAGGTAAAGTCCGCCGTTTTACTAGCAGGGCTTCGTGCAAATGGAACAACGATTGTGCGTGAAAGTGAAGTCTCTCGTGACCACACAGAGCGTATGCTACGTCAGTTCGGCGCGGAAATCGATGTAACGGACGGTATTGTCTCGTTTAAAGGCGGTCAAACGTTAACAGGTACGCATGTTAACGTACCGGGGGATATCTCTTCGGCCGCGTTCTTCTTAGTAGCGGGTTCGATTACACAAGGCAGCCGCATCGTTCTAGAAAATGTTGGGGTCAATGAAACGCGCGACGGCATCCTCGAAGTACTGAAAAAAATGGGTGCAAAAATGACTGTCCAAGTTGACGATGAAAATGCAGCAGAGCCAACAGCAACAATCACTATCGAAACGTCTGAATTAACAGGCACGACAGTTGGTGGATCCATTATTCCACGTTTAATCGACGAAATTCCAATTATCGCGTTACTTGCAACACAGGCAAACGGTAAAACAATTATTAAAGACGCAGAAGAGCTAAAAGTAAAAGAAACAAACCGCATTGATGCGGTTGTTAATGAATTAAAAAAACTAGGTGCGAACATCGAAGCAACTGACGATGGCATGATTATCGAAGGCCCAACACCACTTACAGGCGGCGCACTAAAAACATACGGTGACCACCGCATTGGTATGATGGGCGCAGTCGCAGCATTAGTTGCTAAGGGCGCAGTCGAACTAGACGACGCAGACTGCATCGCGGTAAGCTACCCAACGTTCTTTGAGCATGTAGAGAAGCTCTTGAAATAG
- a CDS encoding MurR/RpiR family transcriptional regulator — MKDALTRIQMVYNNLKPTQKQIAKFMLENPQTVINSSIKQVSQACNFSEATIVRFCKELEFEGFKDLKMGVFTSINLQKETLQEGIHKQLLKDSSIEDSVAIISHNNQQAILDMVKLVDYEKLESAIELLYGARSICIAGVGASALVAQDFLLKCQRINKHCEALLDMHQMLVKSVHLTEGDVLFLITYSGETPEIIEFANLARKKNIPIIALTTFKLNTVQSLATVNLYVSASEANERIGATSSRISQLNMIDILFTCIARKAYEQSVQMFKETKAIIQRGVK; from the coding sequence ATGAAAGATGCGTTGACTAGAATTCAAATGGTATATAACAATTTGAAACCAACTCAAAAACAGATTGCAAAATTTATGTTAGAAAATCCACAAACCGTTATAAATAGTTCGATTAAGCAAGTGTCCCAGGCGTGTAACTTTAGTGAGGCTACGATTGTACGCTTTTGTAAGGAACTTGAGTTTGAGGGCTTCAAAGATTTAAAAATGGGTGTTTTCACCTCGATTAATTTACAAAAAGAAACTTTGCAAGAAGGTATTCATAAACAATTGTTAAAGGATTCTAGTATTGAAGATTCCGTCGCTATAATTTCTCATAATAATCAGCAAGCAATTTTAGATATGGTGAAGCTCGTTGACTATGAAAAGTTAGAAAGTGCAATTGAATTATTATATGGTGCCCGGTCGATTTGTATTGCAGGTGTAGGGGCATCTGCACTTGTAGCACAGGATTTTTTGCTGAAATGTCAACGAATTAATAAGCATTGTGAAGCCTTACTTGATATGCATCAAATGCTTGTGAAATCTGTACATTTAACTGAAGGAGATGTACTATTTTTGATTACCTATTCAGGAGAAACACCTGAAATTATCGAATTTGCTAATTTAGCAAGGAAAAAAAATATTCCGATTATTGCTTTAACAACATTTAAGTTGAATACAGTGCAGTCATTGGCGACGGTTAATTTATATGTATCGGCAAGTGAAGCAAATGAACGAATTGGCGCTACATCATCACGAATATCTCAACTTAATATGATTGATATTTTGTTTACATGTATTGCACGTAAAGCTTACGAACAGTCAGTACAAATGTTTAAAGAAACGAAGGCAATTATTCAAAGGGGGGTAAAGTGA
- a CDS encoding serine hydrolase domain-containing protein, giving the protein MIREIVQQGIIEQLYTGAVYSIWKNGKEQAVGAVGIADRQTNEAMTIHHVYDLASVTKLFTTTLILHHVSKKRLTLDDTLASFQIGPTEIEDITIRQLLMHNSGLLAWYPFYEQNMRGLAFEEIVQRIPHIRPYAPGEMVYSDINFMLLRTVCERIDSRKFEQQIEFILNEIGDEDGFFGQPSNEQLVVATEYGNKIEHRMCDDRGFTFQYWRTQSLPIKGEVNDGNCHYYFNGVSGHAGLFGSKNTLLKLGQLYLKGGGSLIDAEIVDKVIMDEENGRTLGFSKEGMFSKGLGHTGFTGTMLYMEPSSNSILVLLTNRLHVDTPRDISGIRKKIIDLIH; this is encoded by the coding sequence TTGATTCGTGAAATTGTTCAGCAAGGGATAATAGAGCAACTTTACACTGGGGCCGTTTATAGCATTTGGAAAAATGGAAAAGAACAAGCAGTTGGAGCTGTAGGTATCGCGGACCGACAAACAAATGAAGCTATGACTATACATCATGTTTATGATTTGGCAAGTGTCACGAAGCTATTCACGACGACGTTAATACTGCATCATGTCTCTAAAAAACGCCTTACATTAGATGATACACTTGCTTCTTTTCAGATTGGACCCACCGAAATTGAAGATATAACTATTAGACAATTGCTAATGCACAATTCTGGTTTACTTGCCTGGTATCCGTTTTATGAACAGAACATGCGAGGATTAGCATTTGAAGAAATTGTTCAGCGGATCCCTCATATTCGCCCATATGCACCAGGGGAAATGGTTTACAGTGATATAAATTTTATGCTTTTACGTACGGTTTGTGAACGTATTGATAGCCGAAAATTTGAACAACAAATTGAATTTATTTTAAATGAAATTGGCGATGAGGATGGATTTTTTGGCCAACCATCCAATGAGCAGTTAGTGGTAGCAACAGAATATGGTAATAAAATTGAACATAGAATGTGTGATGATCGAGGGTTTACGTTTCAATATTGGCGTACACAATCTTTACCAATAAAAGGTGAAGTGAATGATGGAAATTGTCATTATTATTTTAATGGCGTGTCAGGTCATGCAGGGTTATTTGGTTCAAAAAATACATTATTAAAACTAGGGCAGTTGTATCTTAAAGGAGGTGGTTCACTCATTGATGCTGAGATTGTGGACAAAGTGATTATGGATGAAGAAAATGGAAGAACGTTAGGATTCAGCAAAGAGGGAATGTTTAGCAAAGGGCTTGGTCATACAGGCTTTACAGGAACAATGCTATACATGGAGCCAAGTAGTAATTCAATTCTTGTTTTACTAACAAATCGCTTACATGTTGATACACCTAGAGATATTAGTGGAATTCGTAAAAAGATTATTGATTTGATTCATTAA
- a CDS encoding ABC transporter substrate-binding protein — protein MKKYWIILFSMLITILLVACSSDDSSVSTNSPASVDSEENTDNVASDNSAATSEIKIANDQEPAGLDPHKVPAASSSRIYSQMYEGLLSFDENMKIIGSLATEWNQENETTYVFKLKQGVTFHNGREMKAEDVKYSFERILDENTASHIRSYFADVASIEPLGAYEVKFVLSKPNATFLSNLTHGSAVVVAKETVEANGDLQQKADGTGPFKLEQWVPDNNVTLIRNDAYHVDSEPKAAKLAFYTMTEESARLSAIRTGEIDFTTISAKSTKLLDGKADVNIIPYQSLEYSYVGFNNANAPLDNEKVRQALSLATDREAILKIVWNGEGLVTGPVAPSMGDWAIDVQAQDLYKTNVEKAKALLAEAGLADGFDITITTASTYPDMVDTAQLLQQQWKEIGVNATIKQIEWGEYVDTWSNKTADILIGRNTSGIDPDRALNYFFSSTGSANVWNFSNQAYDDLVAKGLGTTDEAERKKVYAEAQEMLINLSPNLFLVSPKNYVAVRKDISGYTPYPHNASDYNNVEKK, from the coding sequence TTGAAAAAATATTGGATAATTCTTTTTAGTATGTTAATCACGATTTTATTGGTAGCTTGTTCAAGTGATGATTCTAGTGTATCAACAAATTCTCCAGCTTCTGTTGATTCTGAAGAAAATACGGATAACGTAGCATCCGACAATTCAGCAGCAACGAGTGAAATTAAAATTGCTAATGACCAGGAACCAGCAGGATTAGATCCTCATAAAGTTCCAGCGGCTTCATCTTCACGAATTTATTCTCAAATGTATGAAGGTCTTTTATCTTTCGATGAAAACATGAAGATCATAGGGAGCTTAGCGACAGAGTGGAATCAAGAGAATGAAACAACATATGTATTTAAATTAAAACAAGGTGTGACATTCCACAATGGCCGTGAAATGAAAGCGGAAGATGTAAAATATAGCTTTGAACGTATTTTAGATGAAAATACAGCATCACATATTCGGTCATACTTTGCAGATGTAGCGTCAATTGAACCACTTGGTGCTTATGAAGTGAAATTTGTATTAAGCAAACCGAATGCTACGTTTTTATCAAATTTAACGCATGGAAGTGCGGTTGTTGTAGCAAAGGAAACAGTGGAAGCAAATGGAGATCTACAACAAAAAGCAGATGGAACAGGGCCTTTTAAATTAGAGCAATGGGTTCCAGATAATAACGTAACTTTAATTAGGAATGATGCTTATCATGTTGATAGTGAGCCGAAAGCAGCGAAACTAGCATTCTATACAATGACTGAAGAATCAGCTCGTTTATCAGCGATTCGTACGGGAGAAATTGATTTTACAACGATTTCAGCAAAATCCACAAAACTTTTAGATGGAAAAGCAGATGTTAATATTATTCCATATCAATCACTAGAATATAGCTATGTAGGTTTCAATAATGCCAATGCACCCTTAGACAATGAAAAGGTTCGCCAAGCATTAAGCTTAGCTACAGACCGAGAAGCAATTTTAAAAATCGTATGGAATGGTGAAGGATTAGTTACAGGGCCAGTTGCACCATCAATGGGTGATTGGGCAATTGATGTACAAGCACAAGATTTATATAAAACAAATGTTGAAAAAGCGAAAGCATTATTAGCAGAAGCGGGGCTAGCAGATGGCTTTGACATTACAATTACAACCGCTTCAACATATCCTGACATGGTGGATACCGCGCAGCTATTACAACAACAATGGAAAGAAATTGGCGTAAACGCAACAATTAAACAAATTGAATGGGGCGAGTATGTTGATACTTGGAGTAATAAAACAGCAGACATTTTAATTGGTCGAAACACTTCGGGGATTGATCCAGATCGTGCATTAAATTACTTCTTCAGTTCAACAGGTTCTGCAAACGTTTGGAATTTCTCAAATCAAGCATATGACGATTTAGTAGCGAAAGGATTAGGGACTACAGATGAGGCAGAACGTAAAAAAGTATATGCAGAAGCACAAGAAATGTTAATTAATTTATCGCCAAATCTATTTTTAGTATCTCCGAAAAACTATGTAGCGGTACGTAAAGACATTTCAGGATATACACCATATCCGCATAATGCGTCTGATTACAATAATGTTGAAAAAAAATAA
- a CDS encoding ABC transporter permease, with amino-acid sequence MTSYIIRRLFMLVPVLFGVSIFIFLMMRVVPGDVAQTILGTDATPQALEVLRNQFGLNDSYFKQYVNWMGGVLTGDFGESMRNGREVLPEIINRFKITFELTIIAAIISWIISIPLGVLAAVKRNSATDITIRTISLFGVSIPNFAFATVLLLILALFFNYSPPIGYVSLLENPLKNLEIMFLPSLVLGMTMAAAVMRMTRSSVLEVLRQDFVRTVRAKGAKERVTIFNHALRNALIPILTIIGMQVGTLLGGAVIIEQIFSLPGLGQYVLTGITQRDLTVVQGSVLFISFVFVMINLIVDILYAYLDPRINYK; translated from the coding sequence ATGACAAGCTATATTATTCGAAGATTATTCATGCTTGTTCCAGTGTTATTTGGCGTCTCGATTTTTATCTTTTTGATGATGCGTGTTGTACCGGGGGATGTAGCACAAACGATTTTAGGTACAGACGCAACGCCACAAGCACTTGAAGTTTTACGTAATCAATTTGGCTTAAATGATTCCTATTTTAAACAATATGTAAACTGGATGGGCGGTGTGTTGACGGGGGATTTTGGCGAATCCATGCGTAATGGTCGTGAAGTGCTTCCAGAAATAATAAATCGTTTTAAAATAACGTTTGAATTAACAATCATAGCAGCAATAATTTCTTGGATCATTTCAATTCCTCTTGGTGTATTAGCTGCAGTAAAACGTAATAGCGCAACGGATATTACGATTCGTACGATTTCACTATTCGGTGTATCCATTCCTAACTTTGCCTTTGCAACAGTATTGCTATTAATACTAGCGTTGTTTTTCAATTATAGTCCACCAATTGGTTATGTCAGTCTTTTAGAGAATCCACTAAAAAATTTAGAAATTATGTTTTTACCTTCGCTCGTACTTGGTATGACCATGGCAGCTGCCGTTATGCGTATGACACGTTCTTCTGTGTTAGAGGTGTTAAGACAGGATTTTGTTCGAACAGTTCGTGCTAAAGGGGCAAAAGAAAGAGTTACCATCTTTAATCATGCCTTACGTAATGCACTTATTCCTATTTTAACTATCATTGGGATGCAAGTTGGTACCCTTTTAGGCGGCGCGGTTATTATTGAACAAATCTTTTCATTGCCAGGCTTAGGTCAATATGTTCTAACGGGAATAACGCAACGTGATTTGACTGTAGTACAAGGGAGTGTTTTATTTATTTCATTTGTATTTGTCATGATTAATTTAATTGTTGATATTTTATATGCATACTTAGACCCGCGTATTAATTATAAATAA
- a CDS encoding ABC transporter permease, translating to MKEFASQLVKDKVGLIGAIGILLIVIVSLFASVIAPFSPEKMYTDAILQSPNATYFFGTDEFGRDIFSRIIYGAQVSVKVSVIAVGIGATLGLIFGLISGYFQGKVDSIIMRVMDVLFAFPDILLALAIVAVLGANITNTMIAIGIVFTPVFTRTVRAATISIKENEYIQSAVAIGVRPFQIIIRHVLPNIIAPFIVQVTLALSGAILTEAALSFLGLGVQPPNPSWGSMLNESRTYMEFAPWTIIFPAAAIVITIFCFNLLGDSLRDILDPKMK from the coding sequence ATGAAAGAATTTGCAAGTCAGTTAGTTAAAGATAAAGTGGGATTAATCGGAGCAATTGGCATTTTACTAATTGTAATTGTAAGTCTATTTGCATCTGTTATTGCTCCATTCTCACCAGAAAAAATGTATACGGATGCCATTTTACAATCACCCAATGCTACATACTTTTTTGGTACCGATGAATTTGGGCGAGATATTTTTTCTCGTATTATTTATGGTGCACAAGTATCGGTAAAAGTAAGTGTAATTGCGGTTGGCATTGGAGCTACTCTAGGATTAATATTTGGACTTATTAGTGGATACTTTCAAGGGAAAGTCGACAGTATCATTATGCGGGTAATGGATGTACTATTTGCATTTCCAGATATTTTACTTGCATTAGCTATTGTCGCAGTTTTAGGAGCAAATATTACAAATACAATGATTGCCATCGGGATCGTGTTCACACCAGTATTTACAAGGACTGTACGCGCGGCAACAATATCAATTAAGGAAAATGAGTACATTCAAAGTGCTGTAGCAATTGGAGTTCGTCCATTTCAAATCATTATTCGTCATGTGCTTCCAAACATTATTGCGCCTTTTATTGTTCAAGTTACGCTTGCTTTATCAGGCGCAATTTTAACTGAAGCGGCACTGAGCTTTTTGGGGTTAGGGGTACAGCCACCCAATCCTTCGTGGGGGAGTATGCTAAATGAAAGTAGAACTTATATGGAATTTGCGCCATGGACAATTATTTTTCCAGCAGCTGCAATTGTAATTACGATTTTTTGTTTCAATTTATTAGGGGATAGCCTGCGAGATATTTTAGATCCTAAAATGAAATAG
- a CDS encoding anhydro-N-acetylmuramic acid kinase, whose protein sequence is MYGIGVMSGTSLDGLDIVCIDLVAYEKNKEITLVASKTVDYEMNFKEQLSEQCHNHTASLAKITMMNAYLGQFIGEQVIQFLREQQLLVEKVAFISSHGQTIFHEPVGAEGIFEIPSTLQIGDISYISEVTRLPVIGDFRTADMAAGGQGAPLLSFFDANFLYSSSAGRAIQNIGGIGNVTFVSKDEKAPVISFDTGPGNVLIDSAIQKLTNGEKKFDQNGEMARKGTIHEQIVEQLMQHPYYEMPLPKTTGRELYTTHYLNEIVNEMKGASTEDILATLTAYTVETIKQSYGRYLPLEQIDEIYINGGGSLNGYLMELLKQAFPTKKVAPLDGLGVPAVWKEAIAFALFGYNTMLGIPNQLPSATGARREVVMGKVAYCDGNPLMRFQKLRGET, encoded by the coding sequence ATGTATGGAATTGGTGTAATGTCAGGAACTTCATTAGATGGGTTAGATATTGTTTGTATTGATCTAGTGGCCTATGAAAAAAATAAGGAAATTACCTTAGTTGCTAGTAAAACGGTTGATTATGAGATGAATTTTAAAGAACAATTATCTGAGCAATGCCATAATCACACAGCTTCCTTAGCAAAAATTACAATGATGAATGCCTATTTAGGACAATTTATTGGTGAACAGGTGATACAGTTTTTACGTGAACAGCAACTATTAGTGGAGAAAGTAGCCTTTATTAGTTCGCATGGTCAAACGATTTTCCATGAACCTGTTGGCGCTGAGGGAATATTCGAGATTCCTTCAACATTACAAATTGGTGATATTTCATATATTTCAGAGGTGACAAGATTACCGGTAATTGGTGATTTTAGGACTGCAGATATGGCGGCTGGTGGCCAAGGTGCGCCATTACTATCATTCTTTGACGCAAACTTTTTATATTCAAGTTCAGCAGGGCGAGCTATTCAAAATATTGGTGGAATCGGAAATGTGACGTTTGTATCAAAAGATGAGAAAGCGCCAGTAATTTCATTTGATACAGGGCCGGGAAATGTCTTAATTGATAGCGCCATTCAAAAGCTAACAAATGGAGAGAAGAAATTTGATCAAAATGGAGAAATGGCTAGAAAAGGCACTATCCATGAACAGATCGTTGAACAGTTGATGCAACATCCCTATTATGAAATGCCGTTGCCAAAAACAACAGGACGTGAACTGTATACGACTCATTATTTGAATGAAATAGTAAATGAAATGAAAGGTGCTTCAACAGAGGATATTCTTGCAACATTAACAGCTTATACAGTTGAAACGATTAAGCAGAGCTATGGGCGTTATTTGCCGCTTGAGCAAATCGATGAGATTTATATTAATGGTGGAGGTAGCCTAAATGGTTATTTGATGGAGTTATTAAAACAAGCATTTCCTACAAAAAAGGTAGCTCCTTTAGATGGGTTAGGGGTCCCTGCTGTCTGGAAAGAAGCGATTGCCTTCGCACTTTTTGGTTACAATACTATGCTTGGTATACCAAATCAATTACCTTCTGCCACAGGAGCTAGGCGTGAAGTGGTTATGGGAAAAGTCGCGTATTGCGATGGGAATCCATTGATGCGATTTCAAAAATTACGAGGTGAGACGTAA